The following are from one region of the Malassezia vespertilionis chromosome 4, complete sequence genome:
- a CDS encoding uncharacterized protein (COG:A; EggNog:ENOG503Q6HK): MTKRKPRFRVVVEPLNSFVTPEDITQLFQPLDIRSVTMTQRETRNSATVALNNARDVDMACLRDATFFGGHKLRVYAPSTDHPYQHASPSPPKSDADSEQEDAPELKNLYVLNLPLHVTTVQLEQLFEEFGPVQHCVILSMLDGEARRRGFVDMDTAQHAHQALSCLQGKVWFGYPLEISYARVQRSTGPFAEQNTSRTIFIKGLLPAATIDADDVKVLVSPYATVERVEYPPMPSDTATFQVTVTLRSPEDARAVYTALHNTNLHGQQLEVVPSL, from the exons ATGACCAAGAGGAAGCCGAGGTTTCGCGTGGTTGTCGAGCCGCTCAATTCTTTTG TGACGCCGGAGGACATTACGCAGCTATTCCAGCCGCTCGACATTCGCAGCGTGACCATGACACAGCGCGAGACGAGGAACAGTGCCACTGTCGCACTgaacaatgcgcgcgacgtcgATATGGCATGCTTGCGTGATGCTACCTTCTTTGGTGGGCACAAACT GCGCGTGTATGCTCCGAGCACCGACCACCCCTACCAACACGCCTCACCTTCGCCGCCAAAGAGCGACGCAGATAGTGAGCAGGAGGATGCGCCCGAGCTCAAAAATCTCTACGTTCTCAATTTGCCATTGCATGTGACCACTGTACAATTGGAGCAACTATTTGAAGAGTTCGGCCCGGTACAACACTGTGTCATCCTTTCCATGCTCGatggcgaggcgcgccgtcgtgGTTTTGTTGATATGGAcactgcgcagcatgcacaCCAGGCCCTGTCATGCTTGCAAGGCAAGGTGTGGTTCGGGTATCCGCTGGAGATTTCCTATGCGCGTGTACAGCGAAGCACAGGACCGTTTGCAGAACAGaacacgtcgcgcaccatTTTTATTAAAGGGCTCTTGCCCGCTGCGACGATCGATGCCGACGACGTAAAGGTGCTTGTCTCGCCGTACGCGACAGTGGAGCGTGTAGAGTATCCGCCGATGCCCTCGGATACAGCGACGTTCCAGGTCACGGTCACGCTTCGATCGCCCGaggatgcacgcgcagtgTACACTGCACTGCACAACACCAACCTGCACGGGCAGCAGCTGGAGGTCGTGCCGAGTCTGTAG